Proteins from a genomic interval of Bradyrhizobium sp. CCGB01:
- the fabA gene encoding 3-hydroxyacyl-[acyl-carrier-protein] dehydratase FabA — translation MLNRRNGYEYEDLLACARGEMFGPGNAQLPLPPMLMFDRITEINDNGGEYGKGVVRAELDVKPDLWFFGCHFKNDPVMPGCLGLDALWQMVGFFLGWTGGEGRGRALGLNELKFSGQVLPEARKVVYNVDIKRVMRSKLVLGIADGWLSVDDQIIYRAKDLKVGLFKQGTSLG, via the coding sequence ATGCTGAACAGGCGCAACGGTTACGAATATGAAGATCTGCTGGCATGCGCCCGCGGAGAGATGTTCGGCCCGGGCAATGCCCAATTGCCGCTGCCGCCGATGCTCATGTTCGACCGCATCACTGAGATCAACGACAATGGCGGCGAGTACGGCAAGGGCGTGGTGCGCGCCGAGCTCGACGTGAAGCCGGACCTCTGGTTCTTCGGCTGTCACTTCAAGAACGATCCGGTGATGCCCGGCTGTCTCGGCCTCGATGCGCTGTGGCAAATGGTCGGCTTTTTTCTGGGCTGGACCGGAGGCGAAGGTCGTGGCCGCGCGCTTGGCCTGAACGAATTAAAGTTCAGCGGCCAGGTGCTGCCCGAGGCCCGCAAGGTTGTGTACAACGTCGATATCAAGCGCGTGATGCGTTCAAAGCTGGTGCTCGGCATCGCCGACGGATGGCTTTCGGTCGATGACCAGATTATTTATCGCGCGAAGGATCTGAAGGTCGGCCTGTTCAAGCAGGGCACGAGCCTGGGCTGA
- the irrA gene encoding iron response transcriptional regulator IrrA yields MSENTAPHHDDDHAAALLSGRQPALTGCPWHDVNEMLQSAGLRPTRQRMALGWLLFGKGARHLTAEMLYEEATLAKVPVSLATVYNTLNQLTDAGLLRQVSVDGTKTYFDTNVTTHHHYYLENSHELVDIEDPHLALSKMPEVPEGYEIARIDMVVRLRKKR; encoded by the coding sequence ATGAGCGAGAATACTGCGCCCCATCACGACGACGACCATGCAGCGGCCCTCCTGTCCGGCCGCCAGCCGGCGCTGACCGGCTGCCCGTGGCACGACGTTAACGAAATGCTCCAGTCCGCGGGGCTGCGTCCGACGCGCCAGCGCATGGCGCTCGGCTGGCTCCTGTTCGGCAAGGGTGCTCGCCACCTCACGGCTGAAATGCTCTACGAGGAGGCGACGCTGGCCAAGGTGCCGGTGTCGCTCGCGACCGTCTACAACACGCTGAACCAGCTGACTGATGCCGGCCTGCTGCGCCAAGTCAGCGTCGACGGCACCAAGACCTATTTCGATACCAACGTCACCACCCACCACCATTATTACCTCGAGAACAGCCATGAGCTGGTCGATATCGAGGACCCGCATCTGGCGCTGTCCAAGATGCCGGAGGTACCCGAGGGCTACGAGATCGCACGCATCGACATGGTCGTGCGCCTGCGCAAGAAGCGCTGA
- a CDS encoding SH3 domain-containing protein produces MALGRFCSVMALVCTWLSASVSPSHSAKDSSPQTASGLPVPRYVSLKSDHVNVRAGPTKDNDVAWVYTRAGLPVEITAEFENWRRVRDSEGAEGWVYHSLLSGRRTAVVTMKHKDDLAPIYDRADLDSAVAAKLQAGVVTQVKKCTANWCRVTGNGFDGWIQQERLWGVYSDEQVN; encoded by the coding sequence ATGGCGTTGGGGCGTTTTTGTTCGGTGATGGCGCTCGTTTGCACCTGGTTGAGTGCTTCGGTCAGCCCCTCGCATTCGGCGAAGGACAGCAGCCCCCAGACCGCAAGCGGCCTCCCGGTGCCGCGCTATGTCAGCCTCAAATCGGATCATGTGAACGTCCGCGCCGGCCCGACCAAGGACAATGACGTCGCCTGGGTCTACACCCGCGCCGGCCTGCCGGTCGAAATCACCGCCGAGTTCGAGAACTGGCGCCGGGTGCGCGATTCTGAAGGCGCCGAGGGCTGGGTCTATCATTCGCTGCTGTCGGGCCGCCGCACCGCGGTCGTCACCATGAAACACAAGGACGACCTCGCGCCGATCTACGACCGCGCCGACCTCGACAGCGCGGTTGCGGCCAAGCTTCAGGCTGGCGTCGTCACGCAGGTCAAGAAGTGCACTGCAAACTGGTGCCGCGTCACCGGCAACGGCTTTGACGGCTGGATCCAGCAGGAGCGCCTCTGGGGCGTCTACTCGGACGAGCAGGTCAACTGA
- a CDS encoding D-glycerate dehydrogenase: MSVKKKPLVVVTRKLPDSIETRMRELFDARINLDDTPLSSEQLAEAARTADVLVPTVTDHITADIVNQPDCKLRLIANFGNGVDNIDVEAAHARGITVTNTPKVLTEDTADMTMALILAVPRRMIEGASILTEGKPWPGWSPTWMLGHRIGGKRLGIIGMGRIGQAVARRARAFGLQIHYHNRRPVAPKIAEELGATYWESLDQMLARMDIISVNCPHTPATYHLLSARRLKLIRKDAYIVNTARGEVTDEDTLIKLIEGGEIGGAGLDVYEHEPAVNPKLVRLAKAGKVTLLPHMGSATIEGRVEMGEKVIINIRTFLDAHKPPDRVLPSML, translated from the coding sequence ATGTCGGTGAAGAAAAAGCCCCTCGTCGTGGTGACGCGCAAGTTGCCGGACTCGATCGAGACCCGGATGCGCGAGCTGTTCGACGCGCGGATCAATCTCGACGACACGCCGCTGTCGAGCGAGCAACTCGCCGAAGCCGCGCGCACCGCCGACGTGCTGGTTCCCACCGTCACCGACCACATCACCGCCGACATCGTCAATCAGCCCGACTGCAAGCTCCGCCTGATCGCCAATTTCGGCAACGGCGTCGACAATATCGATGTCGAGGCCGCGCATGCCCGCGGCATCACCGTCACCAACACGCCGAAGGTTCTCACCGAAGACACCGCCGACATGACCATGGCGCTGATTCTGGCCGTGCCGCGCCGGATGATCGAAGGCGCCTCGATCCTGACGGAAGGAAAGCCCTGGCCGGGCTGGTCGCCGACCTGGATGCTCGGCCACCGCATCGGCGGCAAGCGTCTCGGCATCATCGGCATGGGCCGCATCGGCCAGGCGGTCGCGCGCCGCGCCCGCGCCTTCGGCTTGCAGATCCACTATCACAACCGCCGTCCCGTGGCGCCGAAGATCGCCGAAGAGCTCGGCGCGACCTATTGGGAAAGCCTCGACCAGATGCTGGCGCGGATGGACATCATCTCGGTGAACTGTCCGCACACGCCGGCGACCTACCACCTGCTGTCGGCGCGGCGGCTGAAGCTGATCCGCAAGGACGCCTACATCGTCAACACCGCGCGCGGCGAGGTGACCGACGAGGACACGCTGATCAAGCTGATCGAGGGCGGCGAGATCGGCGGCGCCGGCCTCGACGTCTACGAGCACGAGCCCGCGGTGAACCCGAAGCTGGTGCGGCTCGCCAAGGCCGGCAAGGTGACGCTGCTCCCGCATATGGGCTCGGCCACGATCGAGGGTCGCGTCGAGATGGGCGAGAAGGTCATCATCAACATCCGCACCTTCCTCGACGCGCACAAGCCGCCGGATCGCGTGCTGCCGAGCATGCTCTGA
- a CDS encoding LysR family transcriptional regulator, whose translation MAEPDLRDLDVFVAVARTRNFRRAAVEIRVSVSSLSQRLRDLEERLGVRLMNRTTRSVALTEAGELLLSRLAPALRDVGDALDQVRGLREVASGRLRINAPPPAVDLVLAPMAGPFLQTYPQVDLDIVSESGFVDIVGAGFDAGVRYGEHLAQDMVAIPLSGPQSYVVVASPDYIARRGRPGHPKDLLDHDCIRARYSSGVMHDLEFEKAGQLVKVDPPAKLISTNMGLAMRAALDGAGIWATLDGYVHDAVKSGALVSLMEDWCEPFPGPFLYYPSRRQTPPALRAFIDFVADWRKRNVARP comes from the coding sequence ATGGCCGAGCCCGATCTACGCGATCTCGATGTCTTCGTGGCGGTTGCCCGAACCCGCAATTTCCGGCGTGCGGCGGTCGAAATTCGCGTGTCGGTGTCGAGCCTTAGCCAGCGGCTACGGGACCTGGAGGAACGCCTCGGCGTCCGCCTGATGAACCGCACCACCCGCAGCGTGGCGCTGACCGAGGCGGGCGAATTGCTGCTGTCGCGGCTGGCCCCGGCCCTGCGCGATGTCGGCGACGCCCTGGATCAGGTCCGCGGCCTGCGCGAGGTCGCCTCAGGCCGTCTGCGCATCAACGCGCCGCCACCGGCGGTCGACCTCGTGCTGGCGCCGATGGCCGGGCCATTCCTTCAGACGTACCCGCAGGTCGACCTCGACATCGTTTCCGAAAGCGGCTTCGTCGACATCGTCGGCGCCGGCTTCGATGCCGGCGTACGCTACGGCGAGCATCTCGCGCAGGACATGGTGGCGATCCCGCTGAGCGGCCCGCAGAGCTATGTCGTCGTCGCGTCGCCCGATTATATCGCGCGCCGCGGCAGGCCCGGGCATCCGAAGGATCTGCTCGACCATGATTGCATCCGCGCCCGCTACTCGAGCGGCGTCATGCACGATCTGGAGTTCGAGAAGGCGGGCCAGCTCGTGAAGGTCGATCCGCCCGCAAAGCTGATCTCGACCAATATGGGCCTTGCGATGCGCGCTGCGCTCGATGGCGCCGGTATCTGGGCCACGCTCGATGGCTACGTCCACGACGCCGTGAAATCAGGCGCGCTGGTCAGCCTGATGGAAGACTGGTGCGAGCCGTTTCCCGGACCGTTCCTGTACTATCCGAGCCGACGCCAGACGCCGCCCGCGCTGCGCGCCTTCATCGATTTCGTCGCGGACTGGCGCAAGCGCAACGTGGCAAGGCCTTAG
- a CDS encoding aldo/keto reductase encodes MEQRKLGTTGPTVSALGLGCMGMSEVYGPADRGEAIATVHAALDAGITLLDTGDFYAMGHNEMLVREALKDVPREKVQISVKFGALRGPAGEFAGMDTRPAATKNFLAYSLQRLGTDYLDIYRPARLDPNVPIEETIGGLADLVKAGYIRHIGLSEVGSDTLRRAHAVHPIADLQIEYSLIERGIERDILKTCRELGIGITAYGVLARGLISGHWSKDSGKTGKDYRLMTPRFQGANLDANLALVEQLRAIATEIGATPAQVAIAWVAVKGKEIVPLVGARTRNRLTEALGATKVTLTQAHLSALAKAFPRDVAAGTRYAAEQMAHLDSEKPATT; translated from the coding sequence ATGGAACAGCGCAAACTCGGTACGACCGGCCCAACCGTCTCCGCCCTTGGTCTCGGCTGCATGGGGATGTCGGAGGTCTACGGCCCTGCCGATCGGGGCGAGGCCATCGCCACGGTGCATGCGGCGCTCGACGCCGGCATCACGCTGCTGGATACCGGCGACTTCTACGCCATGGGTCACAACGAGATGCTGGTGCGCGAGGCGCTCAAGGATGTTCCGCGCGAGAAAGTGCAGATCAGCGTCAAGTTCGGCGCGCTGCGCGGCCCCGCCGGCGAGTTTGCCGGAATGGACACAAGGCCGGCCGCCACCAAGAACTTCCTCGCCTATTCGCTGCAGCGGCTCGGTACCGATTATCTCGACATCTATCGCCCCGCGCGTCTCGACCCGAACGTTCCCATCGAAGAGACGATCGGCGGCCTCGCCGATCTCGTGAAGGCCGGCTACATCAGGCATATCGGCCTGTCCGAGGTCGGCTCCGACACGCTCCGCCGCGCGCATGCCGTGCATCCGATCGCCGATCTCCAGATCGAATATTCGCTGATCGAGCGCGGCATCGAACGAGACATCCTCAAGACCTGCCGCGAACTCGGCATCGGCATCACCGCTTACGGCGTGCTGGCGCGCGGCCTGATCAGCGGCCATTGGTCGAAGGACTCCGGCAAAACCGGTAAGGATTACCGGCTGATGACGCCGCGCTTCCAGGGCGCCAATCTCGACGCCAATCTCGCGCTGGTGGAGCAGCTGCGCGCGATCGCCACGGAGATCGGCGCGACGCCGGCGCAGGTCGCGATCGCCTGGGTCGCGGTGAAAGGCAAGGAAATCGTGCCGTTGGTCGGCGCCCGCACTCGCAATCGTCTCACCGAAGCACTCGGCGCAACCAAGGTGACGCTGACGCAAGCTCATCTCTCGGCACTGGCCAAGGCATTCCCGCGTGATGTCGCCGCCGGCACGCGTTACGCGGCCGAGCAGATGGCGCATCTCGATAGTGAAAAGCCCGCCACGACGTAG
- a CDS encoding molybdopterin-synthase adenylyltransferase MoeB, with protein sequence MLSPDELERYARHIVLRDVGGPGQAALKRASVLVIGAGGLGAPALMYLAAAGIGTLGVVDDDVVSLSNLQRQVIHTTPDIGRHKVESAAERISALNPHVRFVGHATWLNADNALGMIGDYDLVLDGSDNFSTRYLVSDACFFAKRPLITAALGTFDGSLTTIRAHEKNEQDEFNPTYRCLFPEAPPPGTVPACAEAGVMGALAGVMGSMMALEAIREIVGFGDGLVGRLLMIDARAMRFETLRYARDPANPLNGDGPVITDLSAHRT encoded by the coding sequence ATGCTGAGCCCGGACGAACTCGAACGTTATGCCCGCCATATCGTGCTGCGCGATGTCGGTGGTCCCGGCCAGGCCGCGCTGAAGCGGGCGTCGGTGCTGGTGATCGGCGCCGGCGGGCTCGGCGCGCCCGCCTTGATGTATCTGGCGGCCGCCGGCATCGGCACGCTCGGCGTGGTCGACGACGACGTGGTCTCGCTGTCCAACCTCCAGCGCCAGGTCATCCATACGACGCCCGATATCGGCCGGCACAAGGTCGAGAGCGCGGCCGAGCGGATCTCCGCGCTCAATCCGCATGTCCGCTTCGTCGGCCATGCCACCTGGCTCAACGCCGACAATGCGCTGGGCATGATCGGCGACTACGACCTCGTGCTCGACGGCTCCGACAATTTCTCGACGCGCTATCTGGTCTCGGATGCCTGCTTCTTCGCGAAGCGGCCGCTGATCACGGCGGCGCTCGGCACTTTCGACGGCTCGCTCACCACCATCCGCGCGCATGAGAAGAACGAGCAGGACGAATTCAACCCGACCTATCGCTGCCTGTTTCCGGAGGCGCCGCCGCCCGGCACGGTGCCGGCCTGCGCCGAGGCCGGCGTCATGGGTGCGCTCGCGGGCGTGATGGGCTCGATGATGGCGCTGGAGGCCATCCGCGAGATCGTCGGCTTCGGCGACGGCCTCGTCGGCCGTCTCCTGATGATCGATGCGCGCGCGATGCGCTTCGAGACGCTGCGCTACGCGCGCGATCCGGCCAATCCGCTCAACGGCGATGGGCCTGTGATCACCGACCTCAGCGCCCATCGTACTTGA